The genomic DNA CGGAGCGTGGACCGGCAGCATACGTCCGCGACCGAACGTTAACGGCTGGCCGCGAAGGACGGTATCGCCTTCTTTCACGCACAGTTCACCCTCAGCACCGATATGCTGTTTCAGCGGCATGACGTAACGGGACGCCAGCGGAATTTGGCGCAGCGGCGTGCCGTTGGACTGGGTTTTCATTTCAGGTGGATGGATACCACCGTCAAAGTCCCAAATCTTCTCTTTTCTGAAAGCAGAAAATAACTTAAGCATGTTGTTCCACAGGAATGATGCGAACCGGAATGGTTTGAAGATCCCACTTCCAGCTTTCGGTAGTCGGTTCAACCGGGCGCAACGCGATACATTGCGTCGGGCAGGGCGCCACGCAGAGGTTACAGCCGGTGCACAGATCCGCCACGACGGTGTGCATGGCGCGCGTTGCGCCAACGATGGCGTCGACAGGGCATGCCTGAATGCATTTTGTGCAGCCGATGCAGTTCGCTTCGTCAATCACGGCGAGGGCGCGAACCGGCTCCTGCACATCTTCATCGCCGTCAACAGGTTGCGGGTCAACGTTAAGCAGGGCGGCTATTTTCAGCATTACCGCTTCACCGCCGGGTGCGCAGCGGTTAATTTTTTCACCCTGCACGCCTACCGCTTCGGCATAGGGGCGGCAGCCAGGATAGCCACACTGCCCGCACTGGCTTTGCGGCAGAAGCTCATCGATTTTTTCTACAACAGGATCGTCCTCTACCGCGAAACGGCGGGAGGCGTAACCCAGAATAAGGCCAAACACCAACCCCAGCACGCTGATAGAGGCGATGGCTATCCAGACAGTACTCATTACAACTTCACCAGACCACTAAAGCCCATAAAGGCCAGAGACATTAAACCTGCTGTCACCAGGGCGATCGCGTTACCGCGGAATGGCGCAGGGATATCCGCTGCTGCCAGACGCTCGCGAATCGAGGCGAACAGCACCATCACCAGAGAGAAACCGACGGCGGCAGAAAAACCGTACAGCGCCGATTGCATGAAATTATGCCCAAGGTTGATGTTCAGCAGCGCCACGCCAAGTACTGCACAGTTGGTGGTAATCAGCGGCAGGAAGATACCCAGCAGGCGATAGAGAGCCGGGCTGGTTTTACGCACCACCATTTCTGTGAATTGCACTACCACCGCGATGACCAGAATAAAGGACAGCGTACGCAGATAGATTAAATCCAGCGGGATGAGGATCCAGTTATCAATCAACCACGCGCAGATAGACGCCATCGTCATCACGAAGGTGGTGGCCAGCCCCATGCCCATCGCAGTTTCCAGCTTTTTGGAAACCCCCATAAATGGACACAGGCCAAGGAACTTCACCAGGACGAAGTTGTTAACCAGCACAGTGCCGACAAAGAGCAGTAAGTAATCGGTCATTATTTAGCCTGAAATAAAAAAGCCGCCTATTATCGGACAAACCACCGCAGGCGACAACAGGTTATCTGTAAGGTTATTACGGGTTCACAAAGGTGTTCTTCACCCGCGTCGAACGCTTGAAATAGGGCACCAGCAGCGCCGCCGCCAGTAACGGGAAAAGCAGCTGGCGAACGGCCAGGGCATCAGAAACTGGCGAAAAAGCAAAGGCTTTCACCGCCAGCAGGACCGAAATCAGCAGCCAGATAATGTAGTGTTTAGGGACACCCTTACGGCGCTTAAAGAAGGCAATGGTCAGCCATAGCGTGTAGTACCACATCCCGATTGCAAAAACGAACGACACAAACCACATCGTAATATTAAGCACACTTTGCGACATCAGGGTCTGGATTGCATGAGGTGTAATCAGAGCGGTGGTATAAAGCAGCAGCGCAAGTGATGCGCTTAATAAGGCAACCAGCAGCCATGCCAGTGGGGCGATTAACCAGCCTCCAATTCGTTCTCCAGGCGTTGCGGTCATGAACTCTCCCATAATCTGCGCGAAATGTTGTACAGCCAGTTTGCAGGGCGGAGAGTATATAACATTTCGCGCGGATGGCTACTTTCTTATAAAACGTAGCGCCATACAGACTTAGGCACTTCACCGACGTTGAACAAACGGCCACCGGAGACCAGCTCCGCACGGCGGTGGTCAGCGGCGCGATACATATTGATGATTTCCTGATTATCCGACAGCGTGTAGTTCAGATGGTCAAACAGTTTTTCCAGGCTCTCAAGCGAATTGATCTTGCGAAATTTTAATAAATAGTCCTGAACTGTCATATTAATAAGTTTCCATATAAAAGTGAGTAATACCAGTTAAGGTAATTCGTCCGAATAATAAACGGATTAATAAAGACGTAAACAGCCCACTCAGATAACGCGACTAAATTAGGAGTTTTCTTTGCTGAAAGTACAGGCATCAGACGATGCCTGGAAGAGAAGGTTAACCGTGTTCACCAGGGCTGGCAATAAGTAACTGACATATTATGTCACTCTTTATTGCGGTAACCGGTTACTTAGGTTGGGCGACGGTGACAGGCTCCGGCGGCTGGTAGTTATCGATATGGCTGGCAACGCCAAGCAAAATGACCGATACCCCAAGGACAATCCATCCCGCTAATTCAATGATTCGATTAATAATTGACGTCATGACTGGTACGTGTAATTTATCCATAAATACAGGTTGCAAATGTTACAGCGCCGTTTCCCCCGCGGCAAGTGCTTTGGGAACGGTTCCCCTAAACAAAATCAGAACGTTAAATCTATGTAACAAAAACAACCGGCATAGCCTGCTATTTTACGTCATATGGCACATGATTAATCTGTAAGAACGTCAGAGTAGCCAGTGTGAAATAAGATAGTCATAAAAGAGGGCAACATTATGAGTGATAGCATCCGCGTCGGGCTTATTGGTTACGGTTACGCGAGCAAGACTTTTCATGCGCCTCTGATTGCCGGGACGCCGGGCATGGCGCTGGCGGCAGTTTCCAGTAGCGATGCCACGAAAGTGCATGCCGACTGGCCCTCCGTGCCGGTTGTTTCTGAACCTAAGCATCTTTTTAACGACCCTAATATTGATCTGATCGTCATTCCCACCCCCAATGACACGCATTTTCCGCTGGCAAAGGCTGCACTGGAAGCCGGTAAGCACGTTATTGTCGATAAACCCTTCACGGTGACGTTGTCACAGGCACGCGAACTGGATGCGCTGGCAAAAAGTTTTGGCAGAGTGCTTTCGGTATTTCATAACCGCCGCTGGGACAGTGATTTCCTGACGGTAAAAGCGCTCCTTAATGAAGGCACGCTGGGCGAAATCCTCTTTTTTGAATCGCACTTTGACCGGTTCCGCCCTCAGGTCCGAAACCGCTGGCGTGAGCAAGCCGGGCCGGGCAGCGGCATCTGGTACGATTTAGCGCCGCATCTTCTCGATCAGGCCGTAAATTTGTTTGGCCTGCCGGTCAGCATGACGGTCGATCTGGCCCAGCTCAGACCCGGAGCGCAAACCACCGATTACTTTCATGCCGTCTTGAGTTACCCGCAGCGGCGTATTGTACTGCACGGGACAATGGTGGCAGCCGCCGAATCAGCGCGTTATATCCTCCACGGTACCCGCGGGAGCTTTGTGAAGTTTGGTCTCGATCCTCAGGAAGAACGCCTGAAAAACGGCGAGCGTTTGCCGCAGGAAGACTGGGGCTATGACATGCGGGACGGGGTTGTGACGCGGGTGGAAGGCGAGGAGAGGGTTGAAGAAACGTTACTGACGATCCCGGGTAACTATCCGGCGTATTATGCCGCTATCCGTGATGCGCTAAACGGGACGGGGGATAACCCGGTTCCGGCCAGCCAGGCGATTCAGATTATGGAATTGATTGAACTGGGGATTGAATCAGCCAAACACCGCGCAACGCTCTGTCTGGCGTGATTCTGGCAAAGCCGGGTAAGGCTAAGCGCCCACCCGGCAACGGGCTTAGCCGCGGGCGACTTTATCCCTCAGCGCCTGTTTCTCTGCTGGCGTCAGGAAGGCGATGTCCAGGCCGTTAATCTGCACCTGGCGGATCTGATCCTGACTCAGGCCAGCCTGCGGTGCGGCGACGGTGTACTCATGAATAATATCCACGCCCTGTACCGCCGGATCGTCCGTATTCAGTGAGGCCAGAACACCGTGCTCCAGGAAGGTTTTCAGCGGGTGATGCGCCAGTGATGCCACTGTGCTGGTCTGAATATTGGACGTCAGACACGATTCAATACCAATACGCTGCTCGGCAAGGAAATCCATCAGGGCGCGATCTTCAACGGCTTTGACACCATGACCGATACGCTCTGCACCCAGCTCTCGGATGGCCTGCCAGATGCTTTCAGGGCCTGCCGCTTCACCGGCATGCACGGTAATGTGCCAGCCGGCGTCACGCGCGCGGTTGAAATGAGAAAGGAACAAACTGCCCGGGAAGCCGAGTTCATCACCCGCCAGGTCAACGGCAGCGATCGCATCACGATGCGCCAGTAACCCTTCCAGCTCCCGCAGACAGGCCGCTTCACCGAAGGTGCGGCTCATAATGCCAATCAGGCGAGCCTGAACGTCGAAGGTTTTACACCCTTCGCGCACGCCGTCAATTACCGCTTCAACCACGCCTGCAACGGGCAGGTTGTGGGTCATCGCCATATAGCCTGGCGAAAAGCGCAGTTCAACGTAGTGCAGGCCATTACGGGCGGCATCTTCAATATTTTCGAAAGCAACACGGCGGCAGGCATCCAGCGAGGCCAGCATCTTCACGCCCCAGTCGAGTTTGCTCAGGAAACTGACCAGATCCGGTTCATTTGAGGTGACCTGAACGTGGGGGATTAGGGTCTCAATCGTTTGAGCAGGGAGCGTGAGATTGTACTGGCGGCCAAGATCGAGGATGGTTTGGGCACGAATGTTACCGTCAAGATGGCGGTGAATATCAGTTAGTGGCAGGCGTGTATCAATCATGGTCGCACTCTTTTCTGGTTAAAGTGCGTCATATTATAAAAACAAAACGAGGTAAAAAGCTATTTGCGCAAGGGAATATTCCGTTGCGCAATCTGATTACAGGAGCGTCGTTATGCCGGCGATCAGCCGCTGAACCCCTTGCTCAAGCTTGCTACGCGGGCATCCCGCGTTCAGACGGACAAAACCGCTACCCTCTTCGCCGTAGGTGTATCCCGGCATGATGGCGACCTTTTGCTGCTCAATCAGGACTTTTTGTAGCATTTTATCGTCAAGGTTGAGTGGGCGTAAATCGATCCAGGCCAGATACGTGGCTTCCGGTGGCTGCCAGTTGAGCGTCGGAAACGCGCGGTGTAATTCGCGTGCAATGTACGCCAGATTTTCCTCCAGATACGCCCTCAACGCATCCAGCCATGGCTCTCCCTGCTGATAGGCAGCAATGTGGGCCGTCAGCGCCAGTACGGAAGGGGAAGAGAGCCCGTCACGACCTTTTAATGCGCTGAGGTAACCGTTACGGCTCTGTTCATCGCCAATAAGCCCCCAGGCACCGGTGAGCGCCGGTATGTTAAAACTTTTTGAACCAGAGCTCAGAAGTGCCCATTTGCCGCGTGCCACTTCATTCCACGGCGTATGGCGACGGCCTCCCCACACCATGTCCATATGAATTTCATCGCTAATCACCGCCACGTCATAACGGGCGCACAGTTCTGCCATGTGACTCAGCTCTTCACGGGTCCAGACTTTACCCGTGGGATTTTGCGGGCTGCACAGCAGCAAAATTTTGTTTTCCGGTTTTGCCAGCGCCGCCTCAAGTGCGGCCCTATTTCCCTGCCAGCCCGTGGCATGTTTTTCCATCGCCACGCCGACCACCTGGCGGGCATTCCCCTCGATGGCCTTATAGAACGCATCGTAAGCGGGGGTATGGACCACCACGCCGTCGCCGGGAGTTGACCAGAGGCGAATCAGTTCGGATACCATATAAATAACGGAAGGCCCGTACACGAGCGAGTCGGTATCAATGTGGCTGTTAAAGCGCTGCCGGAACCAGTGCGCCACAGCGGCGAGAAACTCTTCATTTTTCCAGCGGCTGTAGCCAAACACCCCGTGATGAATACGCTGGTGCAGCGCTTCGGTGATGCAGGGCGCGGTCGCGAAATCCATATCGGAGATGGTGAAGGGCAGCAGATCGGCCGCGCCAAAGCGGTCGGCGACATAGTCCCACTGCGTGCACCAGGTGCCGTGTCGATCCACGACGGTTGAAAAATCGAACATGACTCAAGTCCTTAAAGAAAAACCCCCTCAGCGCGAGGGGGTGAGGCATCAGGCTTCCACTGTACGCATCAGGGTTGCCAGCTCATCTTTCACTGACTGAACCTGCGGGCCGATAACCACCTGCAAATTATGTTGATTTAACTGTACCACGCCGATGGCCCGGTTGGCTTTCAGGGCGTTGGTGTCCACTTTCGACATGTCTGCCACCGACAGGCGCAGTCGGGTGATGCAGTTATCCAGAGAGGTAATGTTATCTGCACCGCCCAGCGCCGCCAGAATAGCAGGGGTGTTATAGCCAGACTTACCCACGGTACCTGCAACAGCCTGCTCAACGCTGCTGGCGGTATCGGTATCCCGTCCAGGCGTTTTGAGGTTAAAGCGGGTGATGGCGAAGCGGAAAATGCCGTAGTACACCGCGAACCAGATAGCGGCCACCACCGGTACCAGGTACCATTTGGTCGACAACCCGTGCAGGATCCCGAACACCACAAAGTCGATGACGTTGCCGTCGGTATTCCCGATGGTGACGCCCAGCACCGCCATCACGGTGAAGCCCAGACCGGTCAGTACCGCGTGGATGAGATACAGCACTGGCGCGACAAACAGGAACAGGAATTCGATTGGCTCCGTTGTACCACCCACGACGCAGGCGATGACCCCGGAAATCAGCAGCCCTTTAATTTTATGGCGGTTTTCCGGACGAGCACAGTGATACATGGCCAGCGCCGCACCCGGCAAGCCGCCGAGGAAGGCCGGCATTTTACCCTGTGACAGGAAGCGGGTCGCACTTTCAGAGAAGCCGTGCGTGGTCGGGCAGCTCAGCTGTGCCTGGAAGATGGTCAGCGCACCGCTCACATCGTGTCCGCACACCTCCATTGTGCCGCCCGCTTCGGTAAAGCGGATCAGCGCCACCAGAATATGTTGCAAACCAAACGGCAGCAGCAGACGTTCGCCGGTTCCGAAGATCATCGGACCAAAATCGCCCGCACCGTTGATGATGCGACCAATCCCGTTAATCCCCAGCGCAAAGACTGGCCAGATCAGCGGAATAATAAGGCCAAACAGACCCATGACCACAAGGGTTACAATGGGTACAAAGCGGGTGCCCCCGAAGAACGCCAGCGCATCAGGCAGGCGGATATTGTGGAAGCGCTCGTGCAGCATCCAGATAATCACCCCGGCGATCACCGCGCCGAGGATCCCGGTATCAATGGACTGAATCCCGATAACGCTCTGAATGTTGTTCGCTTTAAGCACGGCGGCATCGGTGGTGGGCAGAATGCCTTTAGCCGTCAGCCAGAAGTTCACCGCAAGGTTCATTACCGCATAACCGACAAACCCGGCAAAGGCGGCCACGCCTTTGTTCTCGCGTGCCAGACCCAGCGGGATAGCAATACAGAACATCACCGGCAGGAAGCTGAAGGCGAAGGAGCCGACTTTACTCATCCAGATAAAGATCGCCTGCAGCACAGGTGTTCCGAGGAACGGGATCAGCGTGATGACGTCCTTACTGCTCAACGAACTGCCGATCCCGAGCATGATCCCGCAGAACGAGAGGAGTGCCACGGGCAGCATAAAGGTTTTACCCAGTTGCTGGAAAAATTCCCACAGCGATATTTTTTGTGCTGCTTTCGCCGTCATAAAACGACTCCTTTATTGTTAAAATCAGTTTATCTGCGTCAATGCTGCGAGAAGATAAAACGTTTTATCAAAGTTTAGTGCGCTCTGAATCACATTCTCAGGCTTTGACTGGTAGTATAAAGATTACATATTGATAAAACGTTTTACCGATCTCATTTCAGGGAGTCACGCCGACACATGGCTGTAGCGAAAAAAATCACCATCAACGATGTCGCGCTGGCGGCGGGGGTTTCCGTCAGCACCGTTTCACTGGTGCTCAGTGGGAAAGGACGCATTTCTCCCGCGACCGGGCAACGGGTTAACGAGGCGGTTGAGCAACTGGGCTTTGTACGTAACCGCCAGGCATCAGCGCTGCGCGGCGGCCAAAGCGGTGTGATCGGTTTGATTGTGCGTGACCTGACCTCTCCCTTTTATGCCGAACTGACCGCGGGCCTGACCGAAGCGCTTGAAGCGCAGGGACGGATGGTCTTTTTGCTTCACGGCGGCCGCGAGGCCGATCAGCTCCTTTCCCGTCTGGATATGCTGCTTACGCAGGGCGTCGACGGGGTGATCGTCGCCGGCGCGTCGGGGGTGAGTAATGACTTGTGCGAGCGCGCTGCCGAAAAAGGCGTGCCGCTGGTGTTTGCCTCGCGCGCCAGTTATCTGGACGAAGCCGATACCCTGCGACCGGACAACATGCAAGCCGCACAAATGTTGACGGAGCATCTCATTCATCGTGGGCATCAGCGCATTGCCTGGCTTGGCGGAAAAAGCTCGTCCCTGACGCGAGCCGAGCGGGTAGGCGGCTACTGCGCGACGCTGATTAAATACGGCCTCCCGTTCCACAGTGAATGGGTGGTGGAATGCGAATCCAGCCAGAAGAAAGCCGCGGAAGCGATAAACGCGTTATTACGGAGTAGCCCGACGATAAGCGCCGTGATTTGCTATAACGAGGTGATTGCGATGGGGGCCTGGTTTGGCCTGATCCGCGCCGGGCGTCAGAGCGGCGAGGGTGGCGTTGAAACCTTCTTCGGCCACCAGGTGGCGTTAGGGGCATTTGCCGACGTTGGTGAAAACGCGCTGGACGATCTGCCCATTGTCTGGGCCACCACACCTGCCCGGGAGATGGGTTACACGCTGGCGGACAGGATTATGCAGCGCATCGAGAAAGCAGACGTGCAGGCCGGGCACCAGATTGTGTCGGCACGGTTAGTGACGGTGAAATAGTATTTCGTGGCACCAGGCTGAGTACCTGCAACCGGTAATAAAAAACCCCTCAGAGAGGGGTTTTGATGATTACTGCTGTGGTGCAGCGGGTGCAGCGGGTGCAGCGGGTGCTTCAGGCACGGCCGGCGCTGCAGGTTCAGCCGGTTCCGGCATCCCCAGGGCAGGCATACCAAACATCCCGACAAAATCTTCCAGCGGCATTTTATCGCCGTTCAGCGTGACCTGACCGTTGGCGTACTGCAGGCTGGTGGAAATGGTGTTGTCTTCCATCTTCGTGATGCGGAACATCTGGCCCATTGCCGCCAGGCCTTTCACCTGCTGGCTCGCTAGCTTGCCGGCATCTTCATCGCCATACCCTTCAAGCTTCGCAATCTGGGTCATAAACTCGGTCGCCATATCCACAGGGATGGCCAGCTTGCTGTCGAGTGACTTCACGCTGCGATCCACTTCCTGCGCCAGCGTCTGAGGTTCACCCGTTGCGGTTGCCGGGTCTTTCAGGAACAGGGACAGGTTAAAGTTGGTTTCGCCTTTGCTGTTTTTCCAGCTCAGCGGGGCCACAGTGATAACCGGCTCGCCTTTCAGCAGGATTGGCAGGTTGTTCATCAGCACCGCCATGGCCTGCTGCTGGTAAACTTCCGGATTCTGCTGCAGCGCGGCATTGCTCAGCAGTGCCTGGCTCTCTTTGCTGTATTTCTGGCTAAATTCATGCCACGCCTGACCGTCGATATTGCCAATCTTCAGCGACAGTTTGCCGGTCCCCAGATCCTGGTTCTGCACTTTCAGGCTCTTCAGGGCGTAATCCAGTTGGGTATTGATGCTCTTACCGTCTTTAGACACGTCGGATTTGCCGTCCACCTCCATGCCTTCCAGCACGGCCATCTCTTTCCCTTCAACCGCGATAGCAATCTTGTCGAAAGAGAGTTTCTGATTACCGATACGCTCTTTAAAATCGGTCATCTTGCTGTCGCCATCGGCTTTCAGGTTATTGAACGTCAGCTGAACCTTTTGACCGTATTCATTGACGGCATTGATCAGGCCGCTCTCTGCTGCACCGGTCAGGGAGAAGACATTTCCATCGCGGTCAGCATCAACCTTGAAATTCCCCCCGCTAAAGGTCACTTTCTCGTTATCTTTCTCGTAGTTCAGTGCTTTCAGATCGATACTGGAACGTGTGTCACCGGCGTAGCTGATGCGGGTGTTAACCTCGAAAGGTGACTCATTCTTTGCCAGATCAAACAGAGGTTTGGTTAAGTCGTTATTCACCAGTACAGTATGAACAGACGCCATCGACGGGATCAGGTTAAAAGACGTTAACTGTGCCAGCGGGAACGGACCGTGGCTGACCACTTCATCCAGCACCACGCTTTGGCCCGGTTTCAGCCAGCCATTTTCATTACCGGCGACAGGCTTGACAACCACCTGCATATGGCTGGTAAAGACACCACGCTGATAATTCTGGTAGGCAAGCTCCACGCCTGCTTCCGGCGCACCACGCTTAAGCTCTCCGTTAGCCTGTGCCACCATCTCAGCCAGACGGCTTTCCAGCTGTTTCCCGGTAAACCAGGAGGCACCTGTCCAGACCACGCCTAACGCTACAATCACTCCTACCGCTACGACCGATTTTTTCATTGCGACTATCCCTAAAATGAAACCAGGCGGTAGAAACCGCCCGGTGATGTAAAGTCTTCAACTAGCTTAGCAAGAGTTGTTAAAAAATTCAGTAAGTGCTTATAGCTTATTAAAAACACGCGCCAGACGACCGGTACCGCTCACGCTCACCGGCGACTCGTTTGCCGCTACAAATGCCGATTCGCCTGGCTTGAGCACCAGACGCTCGCCACCTTTATGCAGCGTTGCTTCACCCTCAACGCAGAA from Enterobacter ludwigii includes the following:
- the rsxB gene encoding electron transport complex subunit RsxB encodes the protein MSTVWIAIASISVLGLVFGLILGYASRRFAVEDDPVVEKIDELLPQSQCGQCGYPGCRPYAEAVGVQGEKINRCAPGGEAVMLKIAALLNVDPQPVDGDEDVQEPVRALAVIDEANCIGCTKCIQACPVDAIVGATRAMHTVVADLCTGCNLCVAPCPTQCIALRPVEPTTESWKWDLQTIPVRIIPVEQHA
- the rsxA gene encoding electron transport complex subunit RsxA gives rise to the protein MTDYLLLFVGTVLVNNFVLVKFLGLCPFMGVSKKLETAMGMGLATTFVMTMASICAWLIDNWILIPLDLIYLRTLSFILVIAVVVQFTEMVVRKTSPALYRLLGIFLPLITTNCAVLGVALLNINLGHNFMQSALYGFSAAVGFSLVMVLFASIRERLAAADIPAPFRGNAIALVTAGLMSLAFMGFSGLVKL
- a CDS encoding DUF2569 domain-containing protein; translation: MTATPGERIGGWLIAPLAWLLVALLSASLALLLYTTALITPHAIQTLMSQSVLNITMWFVSFVFAIGMWYYTLWLTIAFFKRRKGVPKHYIIWLLISVLLAVKAFAFSPVSDALAVRQLLFPLLAAALLVPYFKRSTRVKNTFVNP
- the ydgT gene encoding transcription modulator YdgT, with the translated sequence MTVQDYLLKFRKINSLESLEKLFDHLNYTLSDNQEIINMYRAADHRRAELVSGGRLFNVGEVPKSVWRYVL
- the blr gene encoding division septum protein Blr; translated protein: MNRIIELAGWIVLGVSVILLGVASHIDNYQPPEPVTVAQPK
- a CDS encoding oxidoreductase is translated as MSDSIRVGLIGYGYASKTFHAPLIAGTPGMALAAVSSSDATKVHADWPSVPVVSEPKHLFNDPNIDLIVIPTPNDTHFPLAKAALEAGKHVIVDKPFTVTLSQARELDALAKSFGRVLSVFHNRRWDSDFLTVKALLNEGTLGEILFFESHFDRFRPQVRNRWREQAGPGSGIWYDLAPHLLDQAVNLFGLPVSMTVDLAQLRPGAQTTDYFHAVLSYPQRRIVLHGTMVAAAESARYILHGTRGSFVKFGLDPQEERLKNGERLPQEDWGYDMRDGVVTRVEGEERVEETLLTIPGNYPAYYAAIRDALNGTGDNPVPASQAIQIMELIELGIESAKHRATLCLA
- the add gene encoding adenosine deaminase — its product is MIDTRLPLTDIHRHLDGNIRAQTILDLGRQYNLTLPAQTIETLIPHVQVTSNEPDLVSFLSKLDWGVKMLASLDACRRVAFENIEDAARNGLHYVELRFSPGYMAMTHNLPVAGVVEAVIDGVREGCKTFDVQARLIGIMSRTFGEAACLRELEGLLAHRDAIAAVDLAGDELGFPGSLFLSHFNRARDAGWHITVHAGEAAGPESIWQAIRELGAERIGHGVKAVEDRALMDFLAEQRIGIESCLTSNIQTSTVASLAHHPLKTFLEHGVLASLNTDDPAVQGVDIIHEYTVAAPQAGLSQDQIRQVQINGLDIAFLTPAEKQALRDKVARG
- a CDS encoding MalY/PatB family protein produces the protein MFDFSTVVDRHGTWCTQWDYVADRFGAADLLPFTISDMDFATAPCITEALHQRIHHGVFGYSRWKNEEFLAAVAHWFRQRFNSHIDTDSLVYGPSVIYMVSELIRLWSTPGDGVVVHTPAYDAFYKAIEGNARQVVGVAMEKHATGWQGNRAALEAALAKPENKILLLCSPQNPTGKVWTREELSHMAELCARYDVAVISDEIHMDMVWGGRRHTPWNEVARGKWALLSSGSKSFNIPALTGAWGLIGDEQSRNGYLSALKGRDGLSSPSVLALTAHIAAYQQGEPWLDALRAYLEENLAYIARELHRAFPTLNWQPPEATYLAWIDLRPLNLDDKMLQKVLIEQQKVAIMPGYTYGEEGSGFVRLNAGCPRSKLEQGVQRLIAGITTLL
- the malX gene encoding maltose/glucose-specific PTS transporter subunit IIBC, whose translation is MTAKAAQKISLWEFFQQLGKTFMLPVALLSFCGIMLGIGSSLSSKDVITLIPFLGTPVLQAIFIWMSKVGSFAFSFLPVMFCIAIPLGLARENKGVAAFAGFVGYAVMNLAVNFWLTAKGILPTTDAAVLKANNIQSVIGIQSIDTGILGAVIAGVIIWMLHERFHNIRLPDALAFFGGTRFVPIVTLVVMGLFGLIIPLIWPVFALGINGIGRIINGAGDFGPMIFGTGERLLLPFGLQHILVALIRFTEAGGTMEVCGHDVSGALTIFQAQLSCPTTHGFSESATRFLSQGKMPAFLGGLPGAALAMYHCARPENRHKIKGLLISGVIACVVGGTTEPIEFLFLFVAPVLYLIHAVLTGLGFTVMAVLGVTIGNTDGNVIDFVVFGILHGLSTKWYLVPVVAAIWFAVYYGIFRFAITRFNLKTPGRDTDTASSVEQAVAGTVGKSGYNTPAILAALGGADNITSLDNCITRLRLSVADMSKVDTNALKANRAIGVVQLNQHNLQVVIGPQVQSVKDELATLMRTVEA
- a CDS encoding Mal regulon transcriptional regulator MalI; amino-acid sequence: MAVAKKITINDVALAAGVSVSTVSLVLSGKGRISPATGQRVNEAVEQLGFVRNRQASALRGGQSGVIGLIVRDLTSPFYAELTAGLTEALEAQGRMVFLLHGGREADQLLSRLDMLLTQGVDGVIVAGASGVSNDLCERAAEKGVPLVFASRASYLDEADTLRPDNMQAAQMLTEHLIHRGHQRIAWLGGKSSSLTRAERVGGYCATLIKYGLPFHSEWVVECESSQKKAAEAINALLRSSPTISAVICYNEVIAMGAWFGLIRAGRQSGEGGVETFFGHQVALGAFADVGENALDDLPIVWATTPAREMGYTLADRIMQRIEKADVQAGHQIVSARLVTVK
- a CDS encoding YdgA family protein, which translates into the protein MKKSVVAVGVIVALGVVWTGASWFTGKQLESRLAEMVAQANGELKRGAPEAGVELAYQNYQRGVFTSHMQVVVKPVAGNENGWLKPGQSVVLDEVVSHGPFPLAQLTSFNLIPSMASVHTVLVNNDLTKPLFDLAKNESPFEVNTRISYAGDTRSSIDLKALNYEKDNEKVTFSGGNFKVDADRDGNVFSLTGAAESGLINAVNEYGQKVQLTFNNLKADGDSKMTDFKERIGNQKLSFDKIAIAVEGKEMAVLEGMEVDGKSDVSKDGKSINTQLDYALKSLKVQNQDLGTGKLSLKIGNIDGQAWHEFSQKYSKESQALLSNAALQQNPEVYQQQAMAVLMNNLPILLKGEPVITVAPLSWKNSKGETNFNLSLFLKDPATATGEPQTLAQEVDRSVKSLDSKLAIPVDMATEFMTQIAKLEGYGDEDAGKLASQQVKGLAAMGQMFRITKMEDNTISTSLQYANGQVTLNGDKMPLEDFVGMFGMPALGMPEPAEPAAPAVPEAPAAPAAPAAPQQ